The following proteins are co-located in the Agromyces laixinhei genome:
- a CDS encoding ATP-binding protein: MYFLGMMLHPPAPQQMRVRSQPNLQQSRQQVVEAGMRVAWFRLEDLGALMRAHRSDDSVTKVVARILRADLIVIDDIGLLPVGADAAEGLYRLVDAAYEKRSIAVSSNLHPAGFDELMPKTLATATVDRLLHHAHVCQTSGDSIRLTEALAGRGVTAMS, encoded by the coding sequence GTGTACTTCTTGGGCATGATGCTCCATCCTCCCGCACCCCAACAGATGCGGGTCAGGAGTCAACCAAACCTTCAGCAGTCCCGCCAGCAGGTCGTCGAGGCCGGGATGCGGGTCGCGTGGTTCCGACTCGAGGACCTCGGCGCGCTGATGCGGGCGCACCGATCCGACGACTCCGTCACGAAGGTCGTCGCGCGGATCCTCCGCGCTGATTTGATCGTGATCGATGACATCGGGCTGCTCCCGGTCGGAGCCGACGCGGCCGAGGGCCTGTACCGCCTCGTCGACGCCGCGTACGAGAAACGCTCGATCGCGGTGTCCTCGAACCTGCACCCCGCCGGCTTCGACGAGCTCATGCCCAAGACCCTCGCCACCGCGACCGTCGACCGGCTGTTGCACCACGCCCACGTCTGCCAAACCTCGGGCGACTCCATCCGGCTCACCGAAGCCCTCGCCGGCAGAGGAGTCACCGCGATGAGCTGA
- a CDS encoding IS3 family transposase (programmed frameshift) codes for MPKKYTDEFKRDVVAVVRQGGATQRQIAADFGISKTALSTWIQKVELEERGLIDRAPDGSLPAGDDGVALREALKRIRLLEQEAEVMRRAVAYLSQAAPPKMMYPLVRDLADTTAPVRVPVAVTCRVLGFSKQGYYAWVANPVSDRDWGEAHLINAAYDVHHDDPAFGYRLISDELAEQGFVLSERRVWRLCSQQGLWSVFAKRKSKRPRPGPPVHDDLCAVTDEHGRIRHEFTADGPNELWLTDITEHKTAEGKLYLCAIKDVYSNRIVGYSIDSRMKARLAVDALTMAVTHRGNPRGVIVHSDRGSQFRARKYVRALRQHKLHGSMGRVGACGDNAAMESFFALLQKNVLDRQKWTTREELRRAMITWIERTYHRRRRQRGLGKLTPIEFETIMRTDVALAA; via the exons ATGCCCAAGAAGTACACGGATGAATTCAAGCGCGATGTCGTCGCGGTGGTTCGGCAGGGAGGGGCGACGCAGCGGCAGATCGCGGCGGACTTCGGGATCTCGAAGACCGCACTGTCGACCTGGATCCAGAAGGTCGAGCTCGAGGAGCGGGGGCTGATCGATCGTGCACCCGATGGGAGTCTGCCGGCCGGTGATGACGGGGTCGCGTTGCGGGAAGCGTTGAAGCGGATTCGGCTGCTCGAGCAGGAGGCCGAGGTCATGCGCCGCGCGGTCGCGTATCTGTCCCAGGCGGCAC CTCCCAAAATGATGTACCCGCTGGTCCGTGACCTTGCCGATACGACCGCGCCCGTCCGGGTGCCGGTCGCGGTGACCTGCCGGGTGCTCGGCTTTTCGAAGCAGGGCTATTACGCATGGGTGGCCAACCCGGTCTCTGACCGGGACTGGGGCGAAGCGCATCTGATCAACGCCGCGTACGACGTCCATCACGACGATCCGGCGTTCGGGTATCGACTGATCAGCGACGAACTCGCCGAGCAGGGGTTCGTGCTCAGTGAGCGGCGGGTGTGGCGGCTCTGCTCGCAGCAGGGCTTGTGGAGCGTGTTCGCGAAGAGGAAGAGCAAACGGCCTCGCCCCGGGCCTCCCGTGCACGACGATCTCTGCGCCGTGACCGATGAGCACGGGCGGATTCGGCACGAGTTCACCGCTGACGGCCCGAACGAGTTGTGGTTGACCGACATCACCGAGCACAAGACCGCCGAGGGCAAGCTGTATCTCTGCGCGATCAAGGACGTGTACTCGAACCGGATCGTGGGCTACTCGATCGACTCGCGGATGAAGGCGCGTCTGGCCGTCGACGCTCTCACCATGGCTGTCACACACCGAGGGAACCCGCGGGGCGTGATCGTGCACTCCGATAGGGGGTCGCAATTCCGTGCCAGGAAATACGTTCGCGCGCTGCGCCAGCACAAGCTGCACGGATCAATGGGCCGTGTCGGGGCGTGTGGCGATAACGCGGCGATGGAATCGTTTTTCGCCTTGCTGCAGAAGAACGTCCTCGATCGGCAGAAGTGGACCACCCGGGAAGAGCTCAGACGAGCGATGATCACCTGGATCGAACGGACCTATCACCGGCGGCGACGCCAACGCGGACTCGGCAAGCTCACGCCCATCGAGTTCGAGACCATAATGAGAACCGACGTCGCTCTCGCGGCATAA
- a CDS encoding ATP-binding protein, whose product MTTTTTTAASVYQQLRNHLVDLKLADAADALPRVLDQAQAEGWTPTHTLERLLQIEVTATDARRLAGRFRFASRNGTIS is encoded by the coding sequence ATGACCACCACTACGACCACCGCCGCGAGTGTCTACCAGCAGCTGCGGAACCATCTCGTCGACCTGAAACTTGCTGACGCCGCCGACGCCCTCCCCAGAGTGCTCGACCAAGCACAGGCCGAGGGATGGACCCCCACCCACACGCTCGAACGGCTCCTCCAGATCGAGGTCACCGCGACCGACGCCAGGCGATTGGCGGGCCGGTTCCGGTTCGCGAGCCGGAATGGGACTATCTCATGA